From the genome of Glycine soja cultivar W05 chromosome 14, ASM419377v2, whole genome shotgun sequence:
ttcttctcaattcaattttctttttctttcttctttcattttctttccttcaatCCAACCGAAGGGTACCTAAATGAATTATCAATCaagaaaataaagtaattacatgaacttttttatttgaaaattcggAAGTTGTTTTTTAgagatttttgtttcaatatttcttgaaaaagataaataagaaattttttatgatatgattacatggttttttaatatgaaaatgtGTATTATTGTAAAtgtggatttttaaaaaaatcacaacattatttttaaatgttttaaatttaaaatcttatgagATTATGTTTTTTATCCCCACAAGGCAAGTTTAGGGCATGGAGTTACATCCCCTAAGccaaaacctattttttttagtcaGGAAAACCTAAACTTAAACCTAATCAAATTAGTTTTTCTCGTTAAAAATTGGTTGAGGTTATGAGCTCATATTTGATTAGCATGCTTAATTAGGGATGAAACACGAATTCATGAactattctttaattttgtcaaattcaAGGACAAATACAGATTTTGTTACAACATTTCACATCTAGCCTtattaaactcttaaaaaataatcactacACATGTGAACTGTGGGACGTGATATATAAGATGTTCCATTAAATTTAACAAAGAAGACTTGGTAAAGGGACTAACACaaatgacaaataattttttaataacaaaatagaaagaaaaaaaatcacgttAAGAATTCAGTTTTGTTGGGAAAACTGAATTCTCAACAGTTTTTAAGAAACGGCGAAAGAAAACACGGTGTGAATTCGGTGGGAGGGGACCCGAATTCACACTTGAAAAAAAAGGGATATGTTGGTTAATAATTTCAAAAGGGAAGTATATGGGAATATAATCTCTGCAATGGAGGGCACAGAGATAAAATGATCTACGCCAAAATGCCTGTGTTTAGTTCTGCATTTGAACAGCAGGTCATGCATATATTACGTGAAAATGCCATATCATACACACTATCCATTATCAGAAAAGAAACCTTATTACTGTAtagttttctctctctctcttttaaatACATTCTCGGAACCCAAGAAAACCTAAAAACTCCAAATGCATTCTCTTCTCTCAATGCATAAGGGAAAGCAAAAAACTATACATAAATGATTTTACACTAGGTAGATGGTTAGTTTCTGTTTTACACTTCGCAAGCATGACAGTTAGAATACGTAACCATCTCTGGGATTCTTCAGCTATCTCCTTTCATATACAAGCAATTGAACTGTACAGTACAGTATGAAGTTTCCAGCACTCTCAGACAACTGTTAAGAGAGTTTGAAATACATCTCATCAgcaatttacaaattaataggAGTCCAACATTTACTATAACAAAATTAGAAAcacaaaaagtaattttaacatGCGAAAGAATATTCTGTAAAACAAACATACATACCGAAATTACAGAAGATATCCACAGAGAGaggatttgtttattttaagtgAGCAAAACAAATCTTAGCCATATATGTTTACATAGATGATAAGAATTAAAAGTAACCTAAAAGGCcacatttgtttatattttaatcttgatGATTTATGGTAGATCATATATTTGTTTCTCTAACAATATAACACGATTTACTTGATATGCTCCATACATTTGGTTAGTGGTTAGTGGTGTTTGCAAGACCACACACAAAACACCAAGGATACCAGTATCCACACAAAAGCAAGACTAGTATGCCAGGACAAAGttctaaaatatatttgcaaGTTGAAAGgcaaatatacatatatttaagcTCACCAGGATCGTCAAAATTTACTCTTTCTCCAGTAGCGAATAGGCAATAGAAAATAGCAGCAAGAAAATAAAGGAGCGATGTAAGCAACAGAAATCCTGGGAAGGAACCAACTAGCTCAACAAAAAACCCAGCTCCTACTGTTCCAATTATAGCAGCCAATGTTCCAGCCGTATTTGATATTCCTAGAACAAGAAATCAAGAGGTCTTCATTATAAGAGATCTTATTGTAAAGTACATAGACAAGTATTTTCTCAGCTCCTAGCAGATTTTGCTTATATTTCACCCTATTTTCCCCATATATGTTAAAAGTCCACTACCTAGCATTAAAAGTCCATTAAATGTAAATAGTTCAATCGGTATATCTTGCATTCATGAAGGGCACTACAAAGTGCTTTATACATCCACGGCATAGTTTGgtcaattatatttcaataggTTAGATAGCACAAGAGAACTTCTTTGATTAACTCCTACACTAGTTAAAGGAATTACCCAATTCTAGATGGAAAAATAATAGCTACCAATTTACCTTTTACCACACATCGCATATAAAGATAACATAATACAGgctccaattgatttcaaatgtATTTACAGATGACAATGTGCTACTAATCTTATTAAATGCGCTGTGGAACAACAAAACATGTACAATCCCCACAAGATAAAAGCATACCATGTAAAACACCAGAATACCGTGGTGCAATCTCCTGTGATAACAAAGAATATGAACATTATATTAGAGGCAGAAGACTtctaaccaaaaaaaataaattgtttttacaTGACTGAAAATAGAAACCTGAAGGTTCACAAGAAAACCAGAGTGACTGAAGGATTTCAGGCCAAAAGCTAAAGTAAGCCAAGCAGAACCAATCGCAGGGTTTTTAGCTGTTGCTAAGCCAATGAGGCAGAGTCCAGGACCAACAAAACCAATGCACTGCAGTGAAAGTGAAGAATACGTATTATACatttaaggcttaaatatgtttttgatccttAATAAATATCCAATTTTTGCGTTTGctctctaataaatttttgttttgcgttgagtctctaataaaataataattttttttttaatccttggtacttatattttagtccttgataaattagtgaattttgtgtttgctcccgaataaatttttttcatttgttaccAATcgggactaaaacaaaattcgCTAATTTATTGGGGAGCAAACACAAAATTCGTTAATTTATcaaggactaaaacaaaatatcaaggaccaaaaataaaagtgttgtTTTATTAGGGACTCAacgcaaaacaaaaaattattagggaGCAAACACAAAAATCGGATATTTATTaaggatcaaaaacatatttaagcctacaTTCAAACCTATATATTGTGAGAACAACCAAATCCAAACTGGGATGAGTGGAGAAAATAAAGATAACTACAAGAAGAAGACAATCAAAGCCTTTTCCCACCAAATGGGGTCAACTACATGAATCAAATGACACCATTGAGCACTATCCAAAACCAAAGACTTTTATTATACATCAACAAGTGCTTTGATAGGACCCACCAATAGGATAGAATAGAAAACTATGAAATTCTGCTGAAAATTGAAACAACAGAGGATAGTTCCCCTTTTCTGTCTATTCTATTGAGGAAAACAACAAGATAACTGCAGAAAAGAATCCCAGGGTAatgccccccccccctcccccccaagTATGTAGAATTGTTTCCATCTCTCCACTCATCTCAATTGCCACTTGTCCTTTCTGTGAATTTATTCCATTCCTAATCCATAAATAGCTGTGGTTGGCCTCTATCTAAAATTCTCCCAAATATCCAGGAGCAATTTGTCATGACATTAATACAATAAGGAAAtctagtttttaattaaattagaaataaaagtttgttaCTGATGATTTTACAATTCATCTGCAATCTACATCAAGGGATAAATTTAAAGTCAACCCTTGTAGAAATCTTACATGTCTCTCCGCTCTTTTCTAATATATGCAATGCAACATACCTGCATAATCTTACGCGTCAAAGTGACACTAGTACCACTTTGTATCATCATATCCGACCACAAGCCAGCAAAGTAACCCATGACAGCCATCAAAGCCCATGGAACTGCACTAAACCATGCTGCATGCCTGAGATCCACACGGTACACCTATAATGGAAAACCATTTATATGTGGTTCTAATTGTtgatttctaaatatttttataatttgacaaTCACAATACTAAATATGATAAGCCTTACTGAGCTGAAGTATATGGGCATCCaagaaagaacaataaaaaaaccctgcaaaataagaaaaaaaaaatttaaaagggcAACAAATAAGAATTTGCATGAATGATAGTAACAACACTGCATGATGCGGGCTCCTGCACCACATTTAAGGAACCTccgttatatttttcttttgatggcTTGGATGAGAACCAAAGGTGAGGATTACCTCTTGCAAAAAGATAAGTGAATCCAATCGGGGCATAATAAATGACAATTTGCTATCAAATATGACAATTATCAGCTCCAATTAAGAAAACCAGCAACATAGATTAAACAAATGCTGGAGTGTGAAGCATTACCCAACTGTGCATGGCATTTGCAATGATTAGAGACCATGTTGGCAGCTTTGAAAGCAAGCGCCTAAAAGGAGGGATAACTTTAACTTTCTTGGGCTTAGCTGTCTCCACTGAAAAAGACTTTTGCCTTCTATTCAATATATACTCCAGCTCATATTTTGATATCTGAGGACTCTGGTCAGGAGTGCTTGATGTTGCAGACAACCACACCAACACCCAAAGAAACCCAGACAATCCAAAAATCACAAAGGGACCAAATATACCACCTTGTGACATGAGAATGGGAGAAAGTGTGAGCCCTATTGCACATCCAAGCATAAATCCAGCCATTGAGATTCCTACAGCTCTTGATCGTTCAGTTTGTGGAAACCATCTAAAGCAAAGAACCAAAACCAGTCATTATAAATATCAAGCCTATTTCGCTTGAGCAATTCCATAAAATCATAACAAAGTGATAATCAAAGCCcatctcaaaaaataaaaactcataagccaaaacataatcatattattgtaacataataacatcttaAAATGACTATTGTGCAGAGCATGAAACATTGAGCCTGTATTTGGTTTCACAGAGGCATATTCAAACTCATGCTTGCAAGGGTTAATCATGATTTTCAGCAATCTTAATAATATTTCAGCAttggtttttttgtttcatgGTGGCGTATTCAAACTCAAGTTTGCAAGGGTTAAGCTCATGTTTGGTTCAATGTATTGTTTATGTAAAGCAATTTATACTAACTTCACTACGAACATGTTTTTTCAGATATAAAAGTTTCCAAACATAAATCACTTCACTTCAAACAGTCTTATCCAAAATCAAGTTTGCAAAGAGTCACCTTACCTGACGACCATGTTATTCATGGAAGGAAGAGCAACTCCTTCAGCAACACCAAGCAAAGCACGGACGGTAAGTAGAGCTAAGAGAGAGGTCTGAGAAGCCCAAGGGGTAAGAAAAGTAGCAAGTGACCACAAGGCCACTCCCCAAGCCATGACCACTTTGCCACCATAGTGATCCACCAACACCCCTCCAGCTATAGGGGAAACCAGATACCCCCACAGAAACGATGACTGCAATACCACAAACCATCCAACGCtaaactcaaataaataatacatgcaCTTGCACTGTAAAGGTTTTAAGCTGTGATCCAATTGTAAACTCTCATATGGTAAGTTTGTTATCTTCTATTAtaactattaaaaatttaatggtCATGCAC
Proteins encoded in this window:
- the LOC114385392 gene encoding probable anion transporter 4, chloroplastic — encoded protein: MAALSSAVTLAAKPLSLPQNHRARVAAALHSPKRHLKRTEFKFFANGSSASLRSLPRLYVSSNDARFNSGPEESQQQQSSSFAEFITSERVKVVAMLALALALCNADRVVMSVAIVPLSLANGWSRAFAGIVQSSFLWGYLVSPIAGGVLVDHYGGKVVMAWGVALWSLATFLTPWASQTSLLALLTVRALLGVAEGVALPSMNNMVVRWFPQTERSRAVGISMAGFMLGCAIGLTLSPILMSQGGIFGPFVIFGLSGFLWVLVWLSATSSTPDQSPQISKYELEYILNRRQKSFSVETAKPKKVKVIPPFRRLLSKLPTWSLIIANAMHSWGFFIVLSWMPIYFSSVYRVDLRHAAWFSAVPWALMAVMGYFAGLWSDMMIQSGTSVTLTRKIMQCIGFVGPGLCLIGLATAKNPAIGSAWLTLAFGLKSFSHSGFLVNLQEIAPRYSGVLHGISNTAGTLAAIIGTVGAGFFVELVGSFPGFLLLTSLLYFLAAIFYCLFATGERVNFDDPVV